Below is a genomic region from Apodemus sylvaticus chromosome 14, mApoSyl1.1, whole genome shotgun sequence.
TTAAAACTTAAAAGAAGACTGGGGAAGTGATTTGTCTCCCCCTATCCGGTCTGTAGGACGAGGAGGTCCTTTCTGATGCAGCTGAGAAAAATGCAGACCATCAAAAAGGAACCCGCACCCCTGGACCCTACTAGCAGCTCAGACAAGATGATGCTACTGAACTCTGCCTTAGCTGAGGTGGCCGAGGACCTAGCCTCAGGTGAAGATTTGCTTCTGAACGAAGGGAGCATGGGGAAAAACAAATCCTCCGCGTGTCGGAGAAAACGGGAATTCATTCCTGATGAGAAGAAAGACGCCATGTATTGGGAGAAACGGCGGAAGAACAACGAAGCCGCCAAAAGATCTCGGGAGAAGCGCCGCCTCAATGACCTGGTTTTGGAGAACAAACTGATCGCCCTGGGAGAAGAAAATGCCACTTTAAAAGCTGAGCTGCTCTCCCTGAAATTAAAGTTTGGCTTAATTAGCTCCACGGCGTATGCCCAAGAAATCCAGAAACTCAGTAATTCCACAGCTGTGTATTTTCAGGACTACCAGACATCCAAGGCTGCCGTGAGCTCTTTCGTGGACGAGCATGAGCCTGCGATGGTAGCCGGAAGTTGCATCTCAGTCATCAAGCACTCTCCCCAGAGCTCGCTCTCCGATGTGTCTGAGGTGTCCTCTGTGGAGCACACCCAGGAAAGCCCCGCACAGGGAGGCTGCCGGAGCCCTGAGAACAAGTTCCCTGTGATCAAGCAGGAGCCGGTGGAGTTGGAGAGCTTTGCCAGGGAGTCCAGGGAGGAGCGGGGAGCGTATCCCACCTCCATCTACCAGAGCTACATGGGAAGCTCTTTCTCCACCTactcccactcccctcccctcctgcagGTCCACGGGTCCACCAGCAACTCCCCGAGAACCTCAGAGGCTGATGAGGGTGTGGTGGGCAAGTCTTCTGATGGGGAAGACGAGCAACAGGTCCCCAAGGGCCCCATCCATTCTCCAGTGGAGCTGCAGCGGGTCCACACCACTGTGGTGAAGGTGCCGGAAGTGAACCCTTCTGCCTTACCGCACAAGCTCCGGATTAAAGCCAAGGCCATGCAGGTCAAAGTGGAGGCTTTGGACAGCGAGTTTGAAGGCATGCAGAAACTCTCTTCACCCGCAGACGTGATAGCCAAAAGACATTTTGACCTGGAGAAACATGGCACCTCGGGTATGGcccattcctctctccctcctttctcggTGCAGGTGACGAACATTCAAGATTGGTCCCTCAAATCAGAACACTGGCATCACAAAGAACTGAGCAGCAAAACTCACAGCAGCTTCAAAACAGGTGTGGTGGAAGTCAAAGACAGTGGCTTTAAGGTTTCTGAGGCTGAGAATTTGTATTTGAAGCAGGGAATGGCAAACTTATCTGCAGAGGTGGTCTCGCTCAAGAGATTCATCACCGCACAACCTATCTCGGCTTCGGACTCCAGGTAAATGGCTACTGACCGAGCTATGCGTGGAGGAGGAGGATACTGGTACCATACTGAAATTCCACCGGACCTCTAAAGTCATTTCACTGTAGTGTGCACAACGGTGTCTGTCTGGGTGTCCTTGTGTACACGCGCTAAAGACTTGATGCCCTCGCTCTGCCTGGCGTGCAGTCAGATAGCCCCCCACAGGGGCTGTACATATTGAACATTATTTTTGCTCTATTATAAAGTGTGTATGTTGCCAGTTTCAATAAAGGATTGGTGGCAAGCACAGCACCGGCTCTGTTCCAGTTgatgggaagggaaaaggaaaggccACTTGGGTTTCTTaaggtagaggctggagagacgcgGGTCTCAGTTGGGGGCAAGGTACTTCCCACACGATGGAGAGGACCCCGTTTCCATAGCATGCATGTAAAAAGTCAGATGTAGCAGCACACACATGTATCTCCAGAGAAGGGATACTAGTTGGGAACACAGCATGCAGGAAGATCCCTTGGGCTCCAGCCTATCCTTCAAGTCTTCAAGTTCAGTGAAAGGCCCTGAATCAAAAGTAAGGTGAGaaatgattgaggaagacactggaCATCGACCTTTGacgcgcacccccccccccacacacacacacacacatgcaaacatgcaaacaaaaggTGCAAGCAGGCtgccttagttagagttttactgctgtgaacagacaccatgaccaaagcaactcttaataaggacaacatttaattggggctggcttacaggttcagaggttcagtccattatcatcaaggcaggaacatggcagtgtccaggcaggcatggtacaggagaatctgagagttctgtatctttatctgaaggctgctaacagaatactggcttccaggcagctaggagtggggtcttaaagcccacgcccacagtgacacacctattccaaccaagccatacctcctaatagtatcaCTCCCTGGGCAAACCATCATGCAGGCATTCTAACTTTTATTTACTGTGGAGTAGTTGCTTCCCTAGAATGAGAGAAACCTGACCCTctccaccccccctccccacacccccctACCTCACCCAAAAATCGTGTTTAGAAACCTAATGAAAGGCATAGCAAGGGCCTGGGACACAGCTTGCCTGTGTAGCCCAGGGGAGCACGAGGAGAGGGTAGAGACAGTGTACCTCTGGACTGGGGACTGGGATACTTAATTATTCCCCGTTAGGGGTTTTCTTTAGGACTGAGTTTTCTCTAATGTTCTTTGGTGGAGACTCTAAGCAGTTTGGTGTCCAGCCTCTCTTTAGTCATCTCCCTTTTAAGTGTGACACATGCTGCGGTGCTTGAGTCACTGACCCACTTTACTGGATGAAAGACCTATTTTAGATGTGGATAAAAAACAGAGGAGGGAGGAagtatttttttggttttcagggtttttttccttaatattacTCTAAAGCTTAACAGTTATAGAGTATAACCATATACTCTATGGGAGAATATAAGCCAAATACTAGTTAAATGTCATTAAAGGAATTTCTGAGGCCCCATCAGTTACCACACGCAATATCTATATAATTCCAGTCTATTAATGACTTGTTAAAAGACTCAGTTGTGGGCTAGAGGTATAGTTCAGtggcagagcatttgcctagcacatGCGGGGCCCTTGGCTCCATTCCTACCAcctctggggggcgggggagagaaaaaaaatctgtgaatgAGAATATTCTGAGTCTCTACATCCAGTCCAGCCCAGTACTTCTGGCCTCTCTTATCTTTGGACATTAGAATTTATAACACACCAATCTAGAAAGCGTAATCCCAGGCAGCTGGAGAGAAGACCGTGCTTGGTTATCTGTCCTGAATTCTCTGCTATCCCAAGAAGCAAGTATCATGAGCCCCGTATGCTCCTAATCTGTGGGTGCTTGGTGTCCTGTGTCTCTCAGTGGTGTGGGTGGGTGGTAGTCAGTGGTCCTAGTAGGTCACTCCTTGTTGCCCAAGCCCTGTCTCCATACTGATCTTTCTGTGCTGGATATGGGAGACCATTGCACGGATTCAGCCTTAACTGTGCCACAAGGTCAACCCCAGCACCTGGAGGGAAAGCAGGTGGGCAGTGTGGTGCTCGCTTTGAGACTTTCTGAGTCTCCACATCCTGTCCACCCCAGTGCTTCTTCTGTCCAATGTTCTCAGCATCTTCATATGTGACACGATGGAGCACCCTTAAATACAAGCACATAGAAGCACACATACATTGGCCAACCTTGGCCTCTTGCTGTGGCCTTCATTCCCATCCAGGTACTTCCAACTAGAGAAATGTATGTCTTGGTAAGGTCTTCTACCTTTCTCAAGTCTTATTACAGGCTGAGTTGAGGCCTGAGACAGCCGACAGGGACCCACAAATGCTGAGAATCAGAGAAGCACGCTCACAGATGAAACAGGCAAAATACCTCAGCAGCCCAGAATGGACAGGATGAATCACCACACCAGCTGTTACACAGTAGAAATAGCATGTAGGGTTTTCCTACATGGGAAGAGGCTGGGCTTGTAGCATGCCACCAATAGAGAACTAAACTCAAACATGCAAGGCCTTGAATCcaatcctcagcaccacacaATGAAAGTCACAGTAAGGAAAACAGCAAACAGttacatggaggggaggggaattCCTTCAAGCTCATGTGAGTGAGAGTCCTGAGAAATAGGAGGTTGTGTCTGTGCTGACACATCCAGACACTTGTCCCCtgcctctgcaaaagcagcccgAGGCACAGTAGAAAGCAGTCTCCAGCCATACCACCTTGAACACACCCAATCTCATCGGATCCCAGAAGCTAAGCAGCGTTAGGCCTGGTTAGGACTTGGATGGAGAATGTTCtctaggaactggagagatggctcagcagttaagtgctcTTGCTTAACCGCTCTCCCAGAGGACTAGAATTTGGTTCTCAACACCCACGTTGGGTTGTTCACCTGTAACAGATGAGATGCAACACTCTTAGCTCagatacctacacacacatggcagacacacacacacacactcataaatatcAAAACATGATGACTCCTGACAAGATGTGGCAGGGAGCATCAAAGTGGTGAGGAGAGTGACAAACGTTAACGAAAGTACTAGTCATTGGGAACAGACCGAGCACACAAAAGGGAAGCCTTTTCGTTCCgaaggatttttttcttcctccagaACCATGAAGGAGAGGAGAACACAGCATCTTCCCAAACTTGGTTGCTAATGTTTCAGGTCAGGCCTCGGGAGTGTGGTCCTACGGGTGTGGCCTCCACACCCAACTTGCCTCCCAGATTTATtgacagaagcagtcattagggGTGCCACCCCTGATcgttttctctctcctcttggtGTCCCTTTGCCTTGGCATTTCAAGACCCTctgttatttcaaattttatgacTTAAAAATCATATGAGCCTTATTAACATATGAAGATCCAAAGAAATAGTAAAGTAAGCAAGCATTAGTGTTACAGGTGCTAACAGtgccccccctacacacacacacacacacacacacacacacacacacacacacacttgctgccCAGAGACCTCCAGAATGGTAGAAAATTGGGTTGGGGAGGGAGCTTAGTTGGCAAAGGGCTGgtatgcaagcatgaagacctaaatCCCCAGACTGCACAGGAAAATCCAGATGTAAGGCCTGGCATGggggcatacacctttaatcctagcacttggaatgcaaagacagatgaatctctgtgagttcaaggtcagcctggtctatatagtaagtgcCAGGATGGTCAGGACTATATAGAAAGACTgtctcagagacagagagacacaaagagagagagagagagagacagagggaggaggaagaagaagaggagaaggaggaagaggaggaggaggagaagggcagATTTTATGGTATAAGCCAGTGTGGTCTCATTGAGGAGAAGGCACAAGGATCTCTGGGGCTCAGTGGCAGGCCAAGCAGGTCTTGCCAGCCTCAGtgaaaaatcttgtctcaaaaaataaggtagatgaCACCTGAAGCACCTGTGACATTGGCctctggccacacacacacacacaaatacacacacacacacacacacacacacacacacggaggctTACAACCATGTATAGCCATGACTATCGAAAGATAAGGAATATATACCTCAGAGCACTAAGAAGCCTCAGGAATATCCAAAAAGTAGCTCCTAGGTTGCTACAGAATGAAAGGAAGACACAGCCAGCCATACCCAGAGGTGCTCCACAAGGGCTCAACCCCAACACCCAGGCTTGGAGAGGGATGACTGACAGTTCCTCCCTGGAATGCAGACAGGTCCTCCACGTGGCCTCCTCACTATGTGTGTATCCTGTCTTCATCGGTACCTCACCATGTGGGATTTGATTGGTTAGAGTTCCTCCTATCACAAGCCCTGATCATACTGAGATGTTGCCTTTTACAATCCCTGTGGATACCTGATGCTATAGGAAGTGACCAACTTTACACAGACTGGATCTTCCCTACACATGCCTGTGGCAAGGTTTAATTTATAAGTTAGACAGTGCACAATCAACAACTGATAGGAAATAGAACAATAGTAGTAGTGTAATAACAGTTGTTATgattcagtttatttttaattatgtgtatgtgcatgcatacgcatacatgtgtgcacatgcacacatgtgtgtgacgAATGCAGGTACTTTGCAGAAGGTCTCAGTTCCCTTGAACTCAAAACTTCTGCAAGATCAGTATGTGTTCctacccactaagccatttctccagtccctaaaACTTGCTTTCCGCGTGAATTGTTTGGGGTTATAAGCAGGGATTAAAGCTCATTCCTGGCTATTTAGCACATTTCAGGCCACATGAGAcccccaaacacaaacaaaaaataaatttctagGATTTCCTTTTGATGACCAATACCACAAGCAACTGAGTCCGTGCGGAGAGAGGGACCACCTTGCCAGTCTCTTACAGAAGCTTCCCCAGCTGCCAGCAGTGCAGTGTCCAGGACCCAAGCCCTATGTCTGGGTGAGGAGAGGGTGCAGGAGCCAACATGGGCACTTCAGGGGTAGAAGGAATCTATAAAGGAAGGAAGatacaggcttttttttttttttgagaagtatAGAGAGCCTTTAAAGCTAAGTACAGTGAtatacacctataatctcagccctttaccagcagaggcaggaggattgcaaattcaaggccagcagggACTCCATAACAGGAACCAGTCTGAATGACGAGCAGCAGGAAGCTAGGGTTGAAATGACTGGTTTTCTATTGTATGATAGTTGAATAATGGATTTGTTTATTAGCTTCAAAGAAGgaactatttcaaaataaaaacagctcGCTTGTGTGTGAATTCCGGTGGCTGCCTACACACATGGCCTTCTGAACAATTGAGCCCTCATCCATTGAGAACTTTCTGCCACACAGGCAGGTTAGGAATGTGGCTTATGTGATAGACTGTTTGCCTGGTATGCATGGCACCCTgattccatctccagcacctcaTAACCCCCGCCCCACATGGGTGTTCACACCAGTAATCTTGTCacactggaggctgaggcaggagaatcagaccGTCAAGGCCATTATTGGCCACATTGTAGGTTTGAGGTCAGACTGAGTTAGACACTCACACCCTCTGATTCCACACAATAACCTAATTACCTAGCAACATATTTCTCAGTATTTATAGCAACAACTGTCTTTCAACCTACTACCTCTCTTGACAGAAAAATATACAACTGAGGCATTGTTTATCACTGAGATGAACTTACTTAGAGACTAAGTAAGAAATACAATTCAAAGactgggctgaggagatggctcaggcgGGTGGTGTTTGCTGTGTAAGCAGGGGGTGTAGATTCAGGCCCTCGGCAGCCGCGTAAAGATACAGGCATGGCTACATGTGTCTGTAAGTCACATTGCAAGACTAGAGTCAGGTGGCTCTTTGGATCatcctggccagccaggctagccaATAGGTGAAATGGGTGACTAAGGAAACACCAGGCATCAACCCTTGCTCTCCACCTACACCAACCCTgcccccacatacatacaaaatcacAAGTAAACACGGGGCTAATCCCCATTGGACAGTGACTTCCAGCCTTAAGAAATGGCCCTTGCCAGGTGCAGTAATGCATCTCTGTTAAGTTCGTGGCATCCACAGAggtcaaaaaggaaagaaaaagcatgTCTGCAGGAGTGTGAGAAGGTCTTGGAAATTCCTGGGTTGGCCTGGTGCTTAGGTCTCCTGTTCTTCTCAATCCCTTTAGCGTGAAGTTCTGCCCAGCCAGCCATGAGTCTCTTGTGAGCCTCCCCCTCCCGTGAAGGCTGACCATCAGTGCTCCCAGTGCAGCCATACCAGAAGGGCTGAGGAACATTCCAGAACACTCCCTTATCCTGTTACGAGACTGACCATGGCCGAAAAGTGCACTGCTCAGCCGTGATCTCCGTCCATCTCGGAGTTTGGCTTTACTACTTCTTTTTCCTTGTCCTTTGCACATGGGTGCTGGCTGGCCCAGGGGAAGAATGGGAAGAGAATTGGAAGAGGAGGGCATAGTTGGAGGGAGAAAGATGGTATTGtgtagagaagaggagagagaatgcagaggaggTGTGGAGATGAGTTGGGTGGGAGGGAAGCAGGTCACGTTTCCGGATGAAAAGGAATATGGCGGATCCATGGGCTGACAGaggtaagctgtgtgtgtgtgtgtgtgtctgtgtgagtgtgtgtgtgtgtgtctgtgtgtgtgtctgtgtgagtgtgtgtgtgtgtgtctgtgtgagtgtgtgtgtgtctgtgtgagtgagtgtgtgtgtgagtgtgtgtgtgtgtctctgtgtatctgtgtgagtgtgtgtgtgtctgtgtgagtgtgtgtgtgtctgtgtgtgtgagtgtgtgtgtgagtgtgtgtgtctgtgtgagtgtgtgtgtgtgtctgtgtgagtgtgtgtgtgtgtgcgcacgcgcgcgtgttGAGGGGGGGTCAAAATGTGCTCCAAGAGCTCTTAAAGCACAAGCTGATGGTGAGCACGGAGAAGAGGCTTGTCTCCAGTGTCACTAACTTGTCAAACTCTTAAGTTGCCACCCAAGGGACATTCTCCATTGAGCGGCTCAGGATGCTAATCTCTATGGGTCCTGATTGGGCCAAAGAGCTGAGCAGAAAAGAGCCCCTGGGTTTCCTCAGCAGCCACCTCACACGGTTTCTGCTTTACAACCTTTCTCAGTCATGAGCAACATGTTTAGACACACACCCCCCAGGGCTAGGACCGTCCCCATTTGGGAGTGAATATAATCTGAAGAGAGACTTGAGGTCCTCCCTTTGGCTGTAAGACTACTAAGATGCTGGGAAACTGGAATTTTCCAGGAATCACATGCTGAGAGAAGGGAAAAGCCAAAATCTGGTACCACTCATCTTGTCTCCTGGAAAGAGATTTCACACAGTTCTGGCAACTCATCAGGCCACCTTGCAGAACAGGGCAGAGACGCTTGTGATACGCAGGAGTACACCTTGACCCGGACTGTTTAATTATATACAGCTCCAGCCCTCCAGCTAAAGGTAAACCTCAAGGCAGCTCTCTGAAGATGGACTCCAAAGTCTGCATCTTTGTTCCTCTCTGAATGTGGCCTCATGGAATCaatatcttcccccccccccacttgttTGTCTCCTGGAGGACATAAACTATGTCAGCTCATTCCTTAAGGTCCCAAGGACAAAGTGAAGTTCACCCTGGAGCCAGTGAGTTTACCGAGCTCTCTTACAGAGCATGGGTGAGAGGCACTCACTGACAGGAGGGTGAGCAGCCCCAGAGGAATGTCTTCATCCAGCTCGATGATGGCCTCTGTCACATAGATGGTGGCCCATCTCAACTTTCCCCAGCTTATATTATATACATCAGCACCATCTGAGACCAGTGGTGCtgttgtatataatatacatgtgcAGTTAGGGCAGAAGTGCTTATGGATGGCTGGAGGCATGGCTAGAATCTCAGGTGAAGGACATTCAACCTTCCTATCCTCGTCTATGATGGCATGTCAACAGTCAACAAACTAGATTGGGATGACTCTTGCCAATGGGCACAGCTGATGTGATAAAGGTGACAGCTCTTTTGCTGGAAGGATCCTGTGCTCCTGGTcctttccccaccatgatggactgtacccttaAACTGTAAGTCAAAGTACACACTTCCTTCCTTGAGTTGCAGCACATACTTCGCCTTATGGCGGAAAAGTAACGGATGCATTCCTTAAGCAACACAGCATCTGATTGCTTCAGCATCTTCACCACATGAAGGGCTGTACAGAGTCTAGGGATGATTGGTGACACATAAATGTGATATGCAAATCCTGTGCTGCTTACATAAAGATGTGAGCGTCTATGGGTTTTAATTCCCTCTTGGGTCTTTGAACCGTTTCCATGGATACCCAGGAACAACTGTAAAGCTCTTTAAAATGCATCTGCCCATAAAAGAATGAAACATTCTCTAGATGCCTCAGCATTACTACACAGGCCAGGCCTGGCTTTTGAAGAATGGGGGATGTGACAGAGAAATTCCTAGTCATCTATAAAGAGGGATACATATCACAAGTTATATTTGGTTTCTTTGATTTGTAGCTGCTTTTGTGTTATATGCTTCATGTGGCGTCTGAGACCACCTCTCCCTCACTACAAAATTAAGACCATTAATTGTATAATTCACGTGAAAGCAGTGATTCTTTCGAGATTATAAATGAATGTGCTTTTAGAGAA
It encodes:
- the Nfil3 gene encoding nuclear factor interleukin-3-regulated protein, translating into MQLRKMQTIKKEPAPLDPTSSSDKMMLLNSALAEVAEDLASGEDLLLNEGSMGKNKSSACRRKREFIPDEKKDAMYWEKRRKNNEAAKRSREKRRLNDLVLENKLIALGEENATLKAELLSLKLKFGLISSTAYAQEIQKLSNSTAVYFQDYQTSKAAVSSFVDEHEPAMVAGSCISVIKHSPQSSLSDVSEVSSVEHTQESPAQGGCRSPENKFPVIKQEPVELESFARESREERGAYPTSIYQSYMGSSFSTYSHSPPLLQVHGSTSNSPRTSEADEGVVGKSSDGEDEQQVPKGPIHSPVELQRVHTTVVKVPEVNPSALPHKLRIKAKAMQVKVEALDSEFEGMQKLSSPADVIAKRHFDLEKHGTSGMAHSSLPPFSVQVTNIQDWSLKSEHWHHKELSSKTHSSFKTGVVEVKDSGFKVSEAENLYLKQGMANLSAEVVSLKRFITAQPISASDSR